The following proteins are encoded in a genomic region of Papaver somniferum cultivar HN1 unplaced genomic scaffold, ASM357369v1 unplaced-scaffold_10, whole genome shotgun sequence:
- the LOC113326968 gene encoding WRKY transcription factor 71-like, translated as MMERKFESDHMENHNNNNMMLMTMGTTTQTATASFGDHHHEMSTSNSLSSLFEMDYHQNIGSTFSSSSSTSLGFMDLLGIQDFTTSTHHPSIFDLLQQPTPSSASSLSLPPPLPPPTSSKVQSQPPPPPTESITTSEVLNLPATPSSISSSSNEATNDEIMASIKDDPDQLDDEEDDDEGDGDDQRTTTNNNNKKQQSNLKGNGKIKKGNQNKKQREPRFAFMTKSEVDHLEDGYRWRKYGQKAVKNSPFPRSYYRCTSASCGVKKRVERSCDDPTIVVTTYEGKHTHPSPVMPRGSASAAGFLQSEIGCGFGSSIGGVPMQMTRSHLYPHHQQQVPPYFRNLSPLNFGSETTATANGVTNASMGVVNLSEGRRFCTSASSPNTTASSTLLRDHGLLQDIVMRKNE; from the exons ATGATGGAGAGGAAATTTGAATCAGATCATATGGAGAATCATAACAACAATAATATGATGCTGATGACGATGGGAACAACTACTCAAACAGCAACAGCATCATTTGGTGATCATCATCATGAAATGAGTACTAGTAACAGTTTATCAAGTTTATTTGAAATGGATTATCATCAAAATATTGGTTCGaccttttcatcttcttcttctacttctttagGGTTTATGGATTTGTTAGGGATTCAGGATTTTACTACTAGTACTCATCATCCTTCTATATTTGATTTACTACAACAACCAACACCATCATCAGCATCCAGTTTATCACTACCACCGccattaccaccaccaacatCTTCAAAAGTACaatcacaaccaccaccaccaccgacggaGTCGATTACTACATCGGAAGTGTTAAACTTGCCTGCAACACCTTCATCGATTTCTTCGTCATCAAATGAAGCAACAAATGATGAAATCATGGCAAGTATTAAAGATGATCCTGATcaacttgatgatgaggaagatgatgatgaaggagATGGAGATGATCAAAGGACTACtactaacaacaacaacaagaaacaacA GTCGAATTTGAAAGGAAATGGTAAAATAAAGAAGGGGAATCAGAACAAGAAACAGAGAGAACCAAGATTTGCGTTCATGACAAAAAGTGAGGTTGATCATCTAGAAGACGGCTATAGATGGAGAAAGTACGGTCAAAAAGCTGTGAAGAACAGCCCTTTCCCGAG gagTTATTACCGCTGCACGAGTGCGTCTTGTGGTGTTAAGAAGCGCGTTGAACGATCTTGTGATGATCCTACAATTGTTGTGACTACATATGAAGGGAAACATACACATCCAAGTCCTGTAATGCCTCGAGGAAGTGCTTCAGCTGCTGGGTTCCTGCAATCAGAGATTGGATGTGGTTTTGGTTCGTCTATCGGTGGTGTGCCAATGCAAATGACACGAAGCCATCTATACCCACACCACCAACAACAAGTACCACCATATTTTCGTAACTTGTCACCGTTGAATTTTGGTAGTGAGACTACTGCTACAGCTAATGGTGTTACAAATGCTAGTATGGGCGTTGTTAATTTATCTGAGGGTCGTCGGTTTTGCACCTCAGCGTCGTCACCAAATACTACTGCTTCGTCGACACTGCTTAGGGATCATGGGCTGCTTCAAGATATTGTTATGAGAAAGAATGAATGA